A section of the Macaca thibetana thibetana isolate TM-01 chromosome 10, ASM2454274v1, whole genome shotgun sequence genome encodes:
- the MYL9 gene encoding myosin regulatory light polypeptide 9 translates to MSSKRAKAKTTKKRPQRATSNVFAMFDQSQIQEFKEAFNMIDQNRDGFIDKEDLHDMLASLGKNPTDEYLEGMMSEAPGPINFTMFLTMFGEKLNGTDPEDVIRNAFACFDEEASGFIHEDHLRELLTTMGDRFTDEEVDEMYREAPIDKKGNFNYVEFTRILKHGAKDKDD, encoded by the exons ATGTCCAGCAAGCGGGCCAAAGCCAAGACCACCAAGAAGCGGCCACAGCGGGCCACATCCAATGTCTTCGCAATGTTTGACCAGTCCCAGATCCAGGAGTTTAAGGAGGCTTTCAACATGATTGACCAGAACCGTGATGGCTTCATTGACAAGGAGGACCTGCACGACATGCTGGCCTCGCTGG GGAAGAACCCCACAGACGAATACCTGGAGGGCATGATGAGCGAGGCCCCGGGGCCCATCAACTTCACCATGTTCCTCACCATGTTTGGGGAGAAGCTGAACGGCACGGACCCCGAGGATGTGATTCGCAACGCTTTTGCCTGCTTCGACGAGGAAGCCTCAG gtTTCATCCATGAGGACCACCTCCGGGAGCTGCTCACCACCATGGGTGACCGCTTCACGGACGAGGAAGTGGATGAGATGTACCGGGAGGCGCCCATTGATAAGAAAGGAAACTTCAACTACGTGGAGTTCACCCGCATCCTCAAACATGGCGCCAAGGATAAAGACGACTAG